The Oxobacter pfennigii genome has a window encoding:
- the thiM gene encoding hydroxyethylthiazole kinase — translation MGNKVLIDILKCYNERENKTPLVHFITNFVTMNDVANACLYMGGKPVMAHWEQEINEITSAAHSLVLNLGTPDEARIDAIKKAARIAEAKDIPVILDPVGIHVFSVRLDLARYLLENRQVNVLKGNYSEVMAFLNMKSNFIGIDSLEEGFKRDVIEKIKEFSEINKLYIVITGKEDYVFYKDNAVRITNGTPLLSKITGSGCILSAILGTLCAKGNKKDIFSLCVMGTLINSIAGEKAQDKIKKSHEGFHTFKNYYLDELSLVNDDDILSRGRVFYV, via the coding sequence ATGGGGAATAAGGTTCTGATTGATATTTTAAAATGCTATAATGAAAGAGAAAACAAAACTCCCCTGGTTCATTTTATAACTAATTTTGTAACCATGAATGATGTCGCCAATGCCTGCCTGTATATGGGGGGAAAGCCCGTAATGGCACACTGGGAGCAGGAGATTAATGAAATAACTTCAGCTGCTCATTCTCTGGTTTTAAATTTAGGCACACCTGATGAAGCAAGGATTGATGCTATTAAAAAAGCAGCCAGGATTGCAGAGGCTAAGGATATTCCTGTAATTTTAGACCCTGTAGGAATACACGTTTTTTCTGTAAGATTGGACCTTGCAAGATATCTTTTGGAGAACAGGCAAGTGAATGTATTAAAGGGAAACTATTCGGAAGTTATGGCTTTTTTAAATATGAAAAGCAATTTTATAGGCATAGATTCCCTTGAAGAAGGCTTTAAAAGAGATGTCATTGAAAAAATAAAAGAGTTCTCAGAGATTAATAAATTGTATATAGTTATTACCGGTAAAGAAGATTATGTTTTTTATAAGGACAACGCTGTAAGAATAACTAACGGCACTCCCCTTCTTTCCAAAATAACAGGTTCCGGCTGTATTTTAAGCGCCATCCTCGGCACCCTTTGTGCAAAAGGCAATAAAAAAGATATTTTTTCATTATGTGTTATGGGCACTCTTATTAACTCCATAGCCGGTGAAAAAGCGCAGGATAAAATTAAAAAATCACATGAGGGATTTCATACCTTTAAAAATTATTACTTGGATGAGCTCTCTCTTGTGAATGATGATGATATTTTAAGCAGAGGGAGAGTTTTTTATGTCTAG
- a CDS encoding DUF2284 domain-containing protein, producing the protein MLMDKLIQAFNDFGFDEYKEIQQKDIIFSKDVFDQCARNTCGNFGKNYACPPRAGNEDERKAKVMKYNKGFVLSKIASIKTRDEMKNSMEAVADSTKKLRQAFEDEDVFIMGAGKCTVCEKCAALEDKPCRFPKKIQYSMEGSGIDVVRMSMNQKMTYNAGGGKVGFFTLVLYNE; encoded by the coding sequence ATGTTAATGGATAAACTGATACAGGCTTTCAATGATTTCGGATTTGATGAGTACAAGGAAATCCAACAAAAAGATATCATCTTTTCAAAGGATGTATTTGACCAGTGTGCAAGAAATACCTGCGGGAATTTCGGAAAAAATTATGCCTGTCCCCCAAGAGCAGGAAATGAAGATGAAAGAAAAGCAAAGGTTATGAAATATAATAAAGGCTTTGTTTTATCAAAAATAGCCTCCATAAAAACCAGGGATGAAATGAAAAATTCCATGGAGGCGGTAGCTGACTCAACTAAAAAACTAAGGCAGGCCTTTGAAGATGAAGATGTATTCATAATGGGGGCGGGCAAGTGTACAGTGTGCGAAAAGTGTGCTGCACTAGAGGATAAGCCCTGCCGTTTCCCTAAAAAGATACAATATTCCATGGAAGGCAGCGGAATAGATGTGGTTCGTATGTCCATGAATCAGAAAATGACATATAATGCCGGCGGCGGGAAGGTAGGATTTTTTACATTGGTGTTGTATAATGAGTAA
- a CDS encoding DUF438 domain-containing protein has protein sequence MSEMINNREYRQKILKELIMELHNGKGVDEVKPRFEKLISGISAKEISEMEQALIMDGMPVEQIQELCDVHAAVFKGSIEEIHRPQKPEEAEGHPVNIFKLENIELDKIVKDRIKPHLESYKNSGKDEDKNYLLEDLSLLWEIDKHYSRKENLLFPFMEKYGITAPPKVMWGVDDEIRDAIKEGRVLLSSDTSDKGTLVEKIDGMADKVIEMIFKEESILFPMVLETLSEDEWAKIAQESDEIGYTIVKPKTRWIPENINKDDPAEDNVQPLNDGYIKFDAGLLTPEQANAMLNTLPVDITFVDKNGAVKYFTQGKERIFSRPKTIIGRQVENCHPPASVHIVEKIVEDLKAGIKDNEDFWIKMGEKYVYIRYFAVRNEQGEFLGIMEVTQDIKPIQSISGEKRLISQ, from the coding sequence ATGAGTGAAATGATAAACAATCGTGAATACAGGCAGAAAATATTAAAAGAGCTTATAATGGAGCTTCATAACGGAAAAGGCGTAGATGAAGTAAAGCCGAGATTTGAAAAGCTAATTTCGGGTATCTCGGCAAAAGAAATATCCGAAATGGAGCAGGCATTAATAATGGATGGAATGCCTGTAGAGCAAATACAGGAATTATGCGACGTACACGCCGCAGTTTTCAAAGGCTCTATTGAAGAGATTCATCGTCCTCAAAAGCCTGAAGAGGCGGAGGGACATCCTGTAAACATATTTAAGCTTGAAAATATTGAACTGGATAAAATAGTGAAGGATAGAATTAAACCTCATCTTGAAAGCTACAAAAATTCCGGAAAGGATGAAGATAAGAATTATCTTTTAGAGGATTTGAGTCTTTTATGGGAGATTGATAAGCATTATTCAAGAAAAGAAAATCTTCTCTTTCCTTTCATGGAGAAATACGGCATCACAGCGCCTCCAAAGGTGATGTGGGGTGTAGACGATGAAATCAGGGATGCCATAAAGGAAGGAAGGGTACTTCTTTCATCAGATACGTCAGATAAAGGTACTTTGGTTGAAAAAATTGATGGAATGGCAGACAAAGTAATAGAGATGATATTCAAAGAAGAAAGCATACTTTTTCCTATGGTTCTTGAGACATTATCAGAGGACGAATGGGCAAAAATAGCACAGGAAAGCGATGAAATAGGCTATACCATAGTTAAGCCAAAAACCAGATGGATTCCGGAAAATATTAATAAGGATGATCCAGCTGAGGATAATGTACAGCCTTTAAATGATGGCTATATAAAATTTGACGCCGGTTTGTTAACTCCAGAGCAAGCAAATGCAATGCTAAATACTCTTCCGGTAGATATAACCTTTGTCGATAAAAACGGTGCAGTTAAGTATTTCACTCAAGGAAAAGAGAGGATATTTTCACGGCCTAAAACCATTATAGGCAGACAGGTGGAAAACTGCCATCCTCCTGCCAGTGTCCATATCGTAGAAAAAATCGTTGAGGATTTGAAAGCCGGTATAAAGGATAATGAGGATTTCTGGATTAAGATGGGGGAAAAGTATGTTTATATAAGATACTTTGCAGTGAGAAATGAACAGGGAGAATTCTTAGGAATTATGGAAGTAACCCAGGATATTAAGCCCATACAAAGCATTTCCGGAGAAAAGAGATTGATTTCCCAATAA
- a CDS encoding DUF1858 domain-containing protein, with the protein MSYILDLSKSVYEISKEHPDIIEIMKELGFESITAPGMINTAGRFMTIPKGALIKNISMDKIKEVFKSKGYEVKE; encoded by the coding sequence ATGAGTTATATTCTTGATTTATCAAAAAGTGTATATGAAATTTCAAAAGAGCATCCGGATATTATAGAAATAATGAAGGAATTAGGCTTTGAAAGTATTACCGCGCCGGGCATGATAAATACCGCAGGCAGGTTTATGACTATACCTAAAGGAGCTTTAATCAAAAACATTTCAATGGATAAAATAAAAGAGGTTTTTAAAAGTAAAGGATATGAAGTTAAAGAATAG
- a CDS encoding Crp/Fnr family transcriptional regulator has translation MNRDIKVCEHCGEQLCTKRVPIFSALNDEELNKVTDLIIRRRYLKGERVIQEGSDLENLIIIHNGKVKAFKDTLEGREQILYIFAEGDFFGEKNLLKQQSATYNVEALEETNTCMINRRDFQRLLFQYPDISAKIIDELSSRLERLESMMQNMGTRNIDARVNAVLLEFSKKYGKGHPKGIIIELPLSREGIANYIGVARETVSRKMSHLQDDGIIEMVGNKRVIILDKEALEREVI, from the coding sequence ATGAACAGGGACATAAAAGTATGTGAGCACTGCGGAGAGCAGCTTTGCACAAAAAGAGTACCAATATTCTCAGCCCTTAATGATGAAGAGCTGAATAAAGTGACAGATCTGATAATAAGAAGAAGGTATCTAAAGGGAGAGAGGGTAATTCAGGAAGGCTCTGATTTAGAAAATCTCATAATAATACACAATGGAAAAGTGAAAGCCTTCAAGGATACTTTGGAGGGCAGGGAGCAGATACTTTATATATTTGCCGAGGGAGATTTTTTTGGAGAAAAAAATCTCTTAAAACAGCAGAGTGCCACTTACAATGTAGAAGCATTGGAAGAAACCAACACCTGTATGATAAACAGACGCGATTTTCAAAGGCTCTTGTTCCAATATCCGGATATAAGCGCAAAGATTATAGATGAATTAAGCTCCCGTTTAGAGCGCTTGGAGAGCATGATGCAGAACATGGGAACCAGAAATATCGATGCCAGAGTAAATGCTGTATTGTTGGAGTTCTCAAAAAAATACGGAAAAGGGCATCCTAAAGGAATTATAATAGAACTTCCTTTAAGCCGTGAAGGAATTGCAAACTATATAGGGGTAGCCCGTGAGACCGTCAGCCGCAAAATGAGCCATCTCCAGGATGACGGCATCATTGAAATGGTAGGGAATAAAAGGGTTATTATCCTTGATAAGGAAGCATTGGAAAGGGAAGTAATTTAA
- a CDS encoding GyrI-like domain-containing protein, with the protein MKHEWKKEEKNIYLPKGKPVIIEVPKFNFFTIEGKGNPNSSKDFSEAIGVLYSLSYGIKMLPKKDVMPSGYFEYTIYPLEGIWDLSEEARGKDILDKDELIYKIMIRQPDFTTDSLALEIIGNTKKKKPHPLLDKVKYESIEDGLCVQMMHLGSYDDEPKSFESMKEFCKENNLVREDLRHREIYLSDFRKTAPDKLKTVLRYSVKKI; encoded by the coding sequence ATGAAACACGAATGGAAGAAAGAAGAAAAGAATATATATCTTCCAAAAGGTAAGCCTGTGATTATTGAAGTTCCAAAGTTCAATTTTTTTACTATCGAAGGTAAGGGCAATCCTAACAGCAGTAAAGATTTTTCAGAGGCGATAGGAGTATTATACTCTTTGTCTTACGGAATTAAAATGCTTCCTAAAAAAGACGTCATGCCGTCCGGATATTTTGAATATACCATTTATCCATTGGAAGGCATCTGGGATTTATCCGAGGAGGCAAGGGGTAAGGACATCCTTGACAAGGATGAACTCATTTATAAAATAATGATAAGGCAGCCTGATTTTACCACTGACAGCCTGGCTCTTGAAATAATAGGTAATACAAAAAAGAAAAAACCGCATCCTTTGCTTGATAAAGTAAAATATGAAAGTATTGAGGATGGATTATGCGTACAGATGATGCATTTAGGTTCCTATGATGATGAACCTAAAAGCTTTGAATCAATGAAGGAATTCTGTAAAGAAAATAATCTTGTAAGGGAAGATTTACGGCACAGGGAAATATACCTTTCGGATTTCAGAAAAACAGCTCCCGATAAACTTAAAACTGTGTTAAGATATTCTGTTAAGAAGATATGA
- a CDS encoding cell wall-binding repeat-containing protein, which produces MRKLKTAILTTMAVIVLFSFIPGVSYAYTGVGIINCEGYLNVRQEAGTYAEIIDKLYPGTQINITDKLDNWYKVDIGGKIGWVFGDYVYTDSDTNFKRVQGTDRYATALEISKAGWQSSESVVIATGEAFPDALSAAPLAKLLDAPILLTPQDSLTTETINEIKRLGVKKAYLIGGQGVISLNIETSLLTMGMEVDRTYGLDRYETSEALAAKFFKEAKEAVIVTGENFPDAISIAPAAAAKEIPILLTAGDALSQNMKSYIESAGIENTYIAGGTGAVSSGIEALLPNPKRLGGMDRYETNTGINNFFADILNSSTTYIATGENYPDALAGSVMAAKNLSPVILIGTTPIQAALEFVNNREVDLDKVQILGGDGAVSNSSVLLLLASRHSQILRPPTQQIPSNTIKGIDVSRYQGDIDWKAVKDAGYEFAIIRISGVSSNGLFTDVNAIKNVNGAKAAGLVVGGYHYAYFKNAEEAQEEANYFVSIIKDMGLKYAVLDIEYPGAKGDLTQASLKFLDTVSSVAQPVLYSYPLFIDSHLTSKVTKYPLWIAHYGVSSPKVPVWPEWKIWQMTSQGSVPGIKGNVDINIMKPEFFKAN; this is translated from the coding sequence ATGCGTAAATTAAAAACGGCAATATTAACTACCATGGCAGTAATTGTATTGTTTTCCTTCATACCTGGTGTATCCTACGCTTACACAGGTGTCGGCATAATCAATTGCGAAGGCTATCTGAATGTTCGTCAAGAGGCTGGTACATATGCAGAAATTATAGACAAGCTGTACCCCGGGACACAGATAAACATAACAGATAAGTTAGACAATTGGTATAAGGTTGATATTGGCGGTAAAATCGGTTGGGTTTTTGGTGATTATGTGTATACTGATTCCGACACCAATTTTAAAAGGGTGCAGGGTACAGACAGGTATGCTACAGCATTGGAAATATCAAAGGCAGGATGGCAAAGCTCTGAAAGTGTGGTTATAGCAACGGGAGAAGCTTTTCCCGATGCATTGAGTGCGGCTCCTCTTGCAAAGCTTTTGGACGCACCGATACTTTTGACACCCCAGGATTCTTTAACTACAGAGACTATTAATGAGATAAAAAGATTGGGTGTAAAAAAGGCTTACTTAATAGGTGGACAAGGTGTAATATCTTTAAATATTGAAACCTCATTGTTAACAATGGGTATGGAAGTTGACCGTACGTACGGTTTGGACAGATACGAGACATCAGAAGCTTTGGCAGCAAAGTTTTTTAAAGAAGCAAAAGAGGCTGTAATAGTTACGGGGGAAAATTTCCCCGACGCAATTTCGATAGCTCCTGCTGCAGCAGCCAAGGAAATCCCTATACTTTTAACGGCAGGGGATGCACTGTCACAAAATATGAAAAGCTATATTGAAAGCGCCGGCATAGAAAATACATATATTGCAGGCGGCACCGGAGCGGTAAGCAGCGGCATTGAAGCCTTGCTTCCCAATCCAAAGCGCTTAGGGGGAATGGACAGGTACGAGACTAATACAGGGATCAACAATTTTTTTGCCGATATATTAAATTCCAGCACCACATATATAGCCACCGGCGAAAATTACCCGGATGCTCTTGCAGGCTCGGTAATGGCAGCAAAAAATTTAAGCCCCGTAATACTGATTGGTACTACCCCCATACAAGCTGCTCTGGAATTTGTAAATAATAGAGAAGTGGATTTGGACAAGGTGCAGATACTAGGAGGAGACGGCGCGGTTTCTAATTCTTCCGTACTGCTTCTGCTGGCATCCAGGCATTCTCAGATTTTACGCCCGCCTACACAGCAGATTCCTTCAAATACTATAAAAGGCATTGATGTTTCCCGTTATCAGGGGGATATAGACTGGAAGGCGGTTAAGGATGCAGGTTATGAATTTGCCATAATAAGAATATCCGGCGTCAGCAGCAACGGTCTCTTTACAGATGTAAACGCCATAAAAAATGTCAACGGAGCCAAAGCTGCCGGCTTGGTGGTAGGGGGTTATCATTACGCTTATTTTAAGAATGCTGAAGAAGCCCAGGAAGAAGCAAATTATTTTGTATCCATAATTAAAGACATGGGATTAAAATATGCGGTACTGGATATAGAATATCCCGGTGCAAAAGGTGACCTGACACAAGCATCCTTGAAGTTTTTAGATACTGTATCATCTGTAGCACAGCCGGTTTTGTATTCTTATCCTTTATTCATAGACTCCCATCTGACAAGCAAAGTAACAAAATATCCTCTATGGATTGCCCATTATGGAGTTTCTTCACCTAAAGTTCCGGTGTGGCCCGAATGGAAAATCTGGCAGATGACAAGCCAGGGCTCAGTTCCCGGAATAAAGGGTAATGTGGATATAAATATTATGAAACCCGAATTTTTTAAAGCTAATTAA
- a CDS encoding methyl-accepting chemotaxis protein, with protein MESSQINIRRVNKFNVLLIWIFCLLLTAQAYAFTGISRAMLVFGATAGAGLIASVIVLFKVNDKASSIIIPTCPALSATILAVIEGGSLRIFIVYLIICCMAALYFSKLVLVAFTIGIDAIIIICTFILNKPLMGSLIEIKEVIIQSVLINIGLIVLYFLTKWGNDYLKSSMNNEKKSTELLQELKTTFSKVGQAAAALNKNIVDFMEYTESAIMSSEAVAKGAYEMAKGIEEEAADITSISSMMKDAQEKLKYVHEQSKAVESISMDVNNVAQDNGREIASMKELMKTVNTAVEQGLKTAIELKESMDNINEFLSSIKRIAEQTNLLALNAAIEASRAGDAGRGFGVVAEEIRKLSDESNNTANEISQVVSVLQQKANAAVETSRHGNAASGEGSAGLDKLGNSIENMVASFEKMKNYIKAEFKSVDEIKVLFDNIDSHLENNAAIMQEHSATTEEITASMDEQNAKINEMANIIKNIEKLSSEMAILAQQQ; from the coding sequence ATGGAAAGTTCACAGATTAATATTCGCAGGGTTAATAAATTCAATGTTTTATTAATTTGGATTTTTTGCTTGCTATTGACTGCTCAAGCCTATGCTTTTACGGGAATAAGCAGGGCAATGCTGGTGTTTGGGGCAACAGCAGGTGCAGGATTGATTGCCTCAGTTATAGTATTATTTAAAGTAAATGATAAAGCCTCATCAATTATTATCCCAACGTGCCCTGCTTTATCAGCAACTATTCTGGCTGTTATTGAAGGCGGATCTTTAAGGATTTTTATTGTGTATCTTATTATTTGCTGCATGGCTGCCTTATATTTCAGCAAGCTAGTACTGGTTGCATTTACGATAGGTATTGACGCCATTATAATCATATGCACTTTTATACTAAATAAGCCTCTTATGGGAAGCTTAATTGAAATTAAGGAAGTCATAATTCAGTCAGTACTTATTAATATAGGATTAATCGTATTGTATTTTCTCACTAAATGGGGAAACGATTATTTAAAATCATCGATGAATAATGAAAAGAAATCCACAGAGCTGTTGCAAGAACTTAAAACTACTTTCAGCAAAGTAGGGCAGGCTGCCGCTGCCTTGAATAAAAATATTGTTGATTTTATGGAGTATACAGAAAGTGCTATAATGAGCAGTGAAGCCGTGGCAAAGGGCGCATATGAAATGGCTAAGGGCATCGAGGAAGAAGCCGCTGATATAACTTCAATTTCATCTATGATGAAAGATGCTCAGGAGAAACTTAAGTATGTCCATGAACAGTCAAAAGCTGTAGAGTCCATTTCAATGGATGTAAACAATGTAGCACAGGATAACGGAAGAGAAATTGCCTCAATGAAGGAACTTATGAAGACAGTCAATACGGCAGTAGAACAGGGACTTAAGACAGCAATTGAATTGAAAGAAAGCATGGACAATATAAATGAGTTTCTTTCTTCTATTAAAAGGATTGCGGAACAGACAAACCTTCTGGCATTAAATGCTGCCATAGAAGCCTCTCGGGCAGGAGATGCAGGAAGAGGATTTGGTGTGGTAGCCGAAGAAATACGGAAGCTTTCGGATGAAAGCAACAACACTGCCAATGAAATAAGCCAAGTGGTATCGGTATTGCAGCAAAAAGCCAACGCTGCAGTTGAAACGTCGCGCCATGGGAATGCTGCATCAGGTGAAGGAAGCGCAGGCCTTGATAAACTCGGCAATAGTATAGAAAACATGGTAGCATCCTTTGAAAAGATGAAAAATTATATAAAAGCAGAGTTTAAATCGGTGGATGAAATTAAAGTTTTATTTGATAATATCGACAGCCATCTTGAAAATAATGCGGCAATAATGCAGGAACATTCAGCGACAACGGAAGAGATAACTGCTTCAATGGATGAACAGAATGCAAAAATCAATGAAATGGCAAATATAATTAAAAATATTGAAAAATTAAGCAGCGAAATGGCAATACTTGCACAGCAGCAGTAA
- the thiE gene encoding thiamine phosphate synthase, translating into MSSLKEIYLITDEGIEFNLLYDKCRIALDNGIKLLQYRRKEGSFKEKIYEVNKLLELCTKSGCKLIINDRVDIALASGAHGVHLGREDMDVKTARKILRDKIIGATAKTVEQAVTAFEEGADYLGVGALFPSVTKKDAIGITINILKAIRKAVPIPIYGIGGITSHNLTPEIIENVNGVSVVSAILRSDDTLSSIEKLREVLSC; encoded by the coding sequence ATGTCTAGCTTAAAGGAAATATATTTAATAACCGACGAAGGCATTGAGTTCAATTTACTCTATGATAAGTGCCGCATTGCACTTGACAATGGCATAAAGCTTTTGCAATACAGGCGAAAAGAAGGAAGCTTCAAGGAAAAAATATATGAAGTAAATAAATTATTAGAATTGTGCACCAAATCAGGCTGCAAGCTTATTATAAATGACAGGGTGGACATTGCTCTTGCATCAGGCGCTCATGGAGTGCACTTAGGCAGAGAGGACATGGATGTTAAAACTGCAAGAAAAATTTTAAGAGATAAAATAATAGGAGCTACGGCAAAAACCGTTGAGCAGGCTGTGACGGCTTTCGAGGAAGGTGCGGATTATTTAGGCGTAGGCGCTCTTTTCCCTTCTGTTACGAAAAAGGATGCCATTGGAATTACCATTAATATCCTAAAAGCAATAAGAAAAGCTGTACCTATACCTATTTACGGAATCGGAGGTATAACAAGCCATAACCTTACTCCTGAAATAATTGAGAATGTAAATGGTGTTTCCGTTGTCTCGGCAATATTAAGAAGTGACGACACACTATCTTCAATAGAAAAATTAAGGGAGGTATTGTCATGTTAA
- the thiD gene encoding bifunctional hydroxymethylpyrimidine kinase/phosphomethylpyrimidine kinase, producing the protein MFNALTIAGSDSCGGAGIQADLKAFSANGVYGMSVITAVTAQNTMGVFGIQDISPEIIKGQIDAIFDDIEVHGIKIGMVSKIESIKAVAQSLEKIKKLPYIVLDPVMVSKSRFKLLSEDATKTLIEELLPLSFLITPNIPEAEEITGRKISNIDDMKQAAKELHKMGPKNVLVKGGHLNGPATDIFYDSVNFSEIKGERIDTIHTHGTGCTLSSAIAANLAKGMEVLSAVTMGKNYVAKAIEKGFKLGKGVGPTHHFYELYRKAGILDE; encoded by the coding sequence ATGTTTAATGCATTGACCATTGCAGGCTCTGACAGCTGCGGAGGAGCAGGAATACAGGCAGATTTAAAGGCTTTTTCTGCCAATGGTGTATATGGCATGAGTGTTATTACTGCCGTTACGGCACAAAACACCATGGGAGTTTTCGGTATACAGGATATAAGCCCTGAAATTATAAAAGGTCAGATTGATGCCATATTTGATGATATAGAAGTGCATGGGATTAAAATAGGCATGGTTTCAAAGATTGAATCCATAAAAGCAGTTGCACAAAGCCTAGAAAAAATAAAAAAACTTCCATATATAGTGCTGGACCCGGTTATGGTGTCTAAAAGCCGGTTCAAGCTTTTATCAGAAGATGCCACAAAAACTCTTATAGAAGAGCTGCTGCCTTTAAGCTTTTTAATAACCCCGAACATTCCCGAAGCAGAAGAAATAACCGGGAGAAAAATTTCAAATATTGATGACATGAAACAAGCAGCAAAAGAACTTCATAAAATGGGGCCCAAGAATGTCCTTGTGAAGGGAGGGCACCTTAACGGCCCGGCTACGGATATATTTTACGATAGTGTAAATTTTTCTGAAATAAAAGGTGAAAGGATAGATACCATACACACACATGGAACAGGATGCACATTATCTTCAGCCATCGCAGCAAATCTTGCAAAGGGTATGGAGGTTTTAAGTGCCGTTACCATGGGCAAAAATTACGTGGCAAAGGCTATAGAAAAAGGATTTAAGCTGGGAAAAGGAGTAGGACCGACGCATCACTTTTATGAACTATACAGAAAGGCGGGAATTTTAGATGAATAA
- the cytX gene encoding putative hydroxymethylpyrimidine transporter CytX, translating to MNNKLSFISFVSLWFGAAISLAELMTGGLLAGSGFKSAVAAIIIGHIIGTLILILGGYIGFKEKIPAIEGTKASFGNLGTKLFGILNIIQLTGWTTIMIIIGARTFNEVALKLWGIDNFILWAAAIGILIAIWIAMGIQGFKYLNTIAAGLLFALTIILSFSVFKNRELIEAVGQSPLSFGAMIELNVVMPLSWLPLIADYTRFAENKAGAVAGSFIGYFIGSTWMYIIGLALALTSGTTDIGGILIASRLGFVAAGVILLSTITTTFMDAYSAGVSSSSIIKGINEKNTAIAITVLSTMLAAFFPMEQYENFLYLIGSVFAPLFAVVYTNYFILRKKKDDGAEIKLPALISWASGVVLYHIIKNKDIFLGVTVPVMLITALIFVIINKLAGERRGLRA from the coding sequence ATGAATAATAAGTTGTCATTTATAAGCTTTGTAAGCCTTTGGTTCGGTGCAGCAATTTCTCTGGCAGAATTAATGACAGGAGGATTGCTTGCAGGCTCCGGATTCAAAAGCGCAGTAGCAGCCATAATTATAGGGCATATTATAGGAACGCTTATTTTGATTTTAGGCGGCTACATAGGCTTTAAGGAAAAGATTCCGGCCATTGAAGGGACAAAAGCTTCCTTCGGTAATTTGGGAACAAAGCTCTTCGGTATTCTTAATATCATTCAGCTGACCGGCTGGACCACCATTATGATAATTATAGGAGCCAGAACATTTAATGAGGTTGCTTTAAAGCTGTGGGGAATAGATAATTTCATCCTCTGGGCGGCAGCCATAGGTATTTTAATTGCAATTTGGATAGCCATGGGCATTCAGGGATTTAAATATTTAAATACAATAGCAGCAGGGCTTCTCTTTGCATTGACTATCATTTTAAGTTTTTCGGTATTTAAGAACAGAGAACTGATTGAAGCGGTAGGCCAAAGTCCCTTAAGCTTTGGAGCAATGATTGAGCTTAATGTCGTAATGCCTCTTTCCTGGCTTCCCCTTATTGCGGATTATACCAGGTTCGCAGAAAATAAGGCAGGTGCTGTGGCTGGCAGCTTTATAGGCTATTTTATAGGCAGTACCTGGATGTACATAATAGGTCTGGCACTTGCCCTAACTTCAGGTACTACGGATATAGGCGGTATTTTAATCGCATCAAGGCTGGGTTTTGTGGCGGCAGGAGTTATATTATTATCGACCATTACTACAACCTTTATGGATGCATATTCGGCAGGCGTCAGCTCTTCATCGATAATCAAGGGTATCAATGAGAAAAATACGGCAATTGCAATAACGGTTTTATCAACCATGCTGGCGGCCTTCTTCCCCATGGAACAATATGAAAATTTTCTATATCTTATAGGTTCGGTCTTTGCTCCTCTGTTTGCTGTTGTATATACCAATTATTTCATACTTAGAAAGAAAAAGGATGATGGAGCTGAAATTAAGCTTCCGGCGTTGATTTCCTGGGCATCTGGTGTAGTATTATATCACATTATAAAAAATAAAGATATTTTCTTAGGTGTAACAGTGCCCGTAATGCTTATAACAGCTCTGATTTTTGTTATTATCAATAAGTTAGCGGGAGAAAGAAGAGGGTTGAGGGCTTAA